AACATTGGAACGCTACAAGACCTCTCTTAAGCACACCACCGACTTTTTAAACTGGAAGTTTAACCTAAGAGATATTGATATTCGAAAGATTGATCATCACTTTATTACTGAATATGAATTTTACTTACGCAGCATTCGTAAATGCAGTAATAATACAGCCGTGAAGTATATCAAGAACTTTGGCAAGATCATCCGTATTTGCCTGGCCAACGGCTGGTTGGACAAGAACCCGTTTATAAACTATAAAGCTAAAATAAAAGAAGTGGTACGTGAATATTTAACCGCTGAAGAAATTCAAAGCATTACTAACAAAGAATTCTCCATTGAACGATTAAGTATTGTTCGCGATATCTTCCTGTTCAGCTGCTTTACCGGACTCGCCTACGCTGACGTAAAGAAACTCAAACGCTCAGAAATCCAGAAAGGAATTGATGATGAATTGTGGATTTACACCTCTCGTAAGAAAACCGATACTACATCACGTATTCCCTTGCTACCTTCTGCTATTGCCATTCTAAATCGTTACCAGGATAACATTGAATGTGAATACAAAGACTTGCTACTACCCGTTTTAAGCAATCAAAAAATGAATGCTTATTTAAAAGAAATTGCTGATTTATGCGGCATCAAAAAGCAGCTCACCTATCATATTGCCAGGCATACTTTTGCCACTACTGTTACCTTATCCAATGGGGTTCCGATTGAAAGTGTAAGTAAGATGCTGGGGCATATTAATATTAAAACCACCCAGCATTATGCTAAGATCTTGGATATTAAGGTAAGTGAGGACATGAAGCGACTTAAGCTGAAGCTTAAAGTGGCTATCAAATGACCATTATTTTAACTATATTTGTTATATTAATAGCTAATATGACTAATCAAATCGTTAAACGCGTGGTAGTTGTGCACTGGAAAAACAAAGCGAAATGCCAATGGGAAGTTTTTTCCAATCTTAAAAATTTCTGCCTGAGTTATCCGGAATATAATTACAATACGCTGAATAATTATCTCAGTAAGGCTAAAACTGCCTACGAAAATGATACTGTTCGCATTGAACGAAAGCCGATTATTAGTCAACCTAAAATGAAAGAAGAAGTTATGGTTACCCGTCAGATTATGCCGGTTGTAAACAGAGTGGCAATGAGCCAGGCAAAGGAAAGCACCAAGGATTTGGACTATTGGCTTTCCCAACCAACTGAAAAAAGAATTGAAGCCGTGACGTTTATTATTTCGCAATCGCTTAAAAAAGGTGAAAGCATGAATAAAGCCATCATTAACAAACAACTAATGAAGCCATGATATTAGCAAGGGATTTTGAGGATTTTATACAACTGCTCAACAAGTATGCTGTTGAATACATGGTGGTAGGTGGGTATGCACTTGCTTTTCATGGCAAGCCACGTCATACGGGTGATTTGGATATTTGGATTAATATTTCTGAAGTTAACGCTGAGAAGCTGCTTAAGGTATTAAATGAATTTGGCTTGTCGGCTTTAGGTTTTGAAAAAGAAGATTTTTTAAAACCGGGTTATATTACCCAGATTGGTTACCCGCCGCTACGTATTGATATTCTCAATAACATTGATGGTCTTGAATTTAACCAGGCAATAAAAAACGTGCAGCAGTTAAAAGCCGATAATCTGACGATTAACTACATAGGCTTGCAAGATTTTATTACGAACAAGCAATCTTCCGGCCGAAGCCAGGATTTGACCGATATTAAAGAGATTAAAAATAAAATGGATGAAAAAGTAGTAAAGAAAAAAAGGCTACGACCAAAGAAATAAGATTAATAAAACGTCAGAAAACTACTACCTAAATCTTGCATTATAAAGAAAATAGGCATTCCTCATTCGTCGCCGGCAACTTATACTAAACTATTAATAACTATTCATAAAGTTTTATATTCGGCCTTTTAACTATTTAAACCATGCGACAACAACTATCTAAAATCTTTTTAATTGCTCTATTAATTATTGAAACCTTTGGTTTGGTACAAACGGCTTATGCACAAACTAAATCAAAAGGAAAGATCTCGAGTCAATCAAAAAAAGAAAAAAGTTGCCGAATTACCGGAACTGTTTTCAACTCAAATACCCAATCAATTTTATTGGAAAAAATAAACCAGGATCCACGTCATGATGACGTAATAGAAATTCCTGTTGAAAATGGAAAGTTTCATTTTGAAACTAAGCTTTTACATCCTGAGGCAGTACGATTATTACTTGGTAAAGCTAAAAATGAGGGCGGAAAATATATGTTTTTATTCTTAGAAAATGAGGATATAAACTTGGTAATACATTCAGAAGAGGAATTTGATAAAAATAGGGTTCAAGGCGGCAAACTGAATGAGGAATACAAAAAATATAAAAACGGCCTGGACCTTAAATTCAATGAAAGGTTGAAGCCACTTTATGAGAGTCAGGATGAAATGATTGCAAAAGGTCAATACAGTAGTGATGAAATGAAAGCCATTGATTTAAAATTACAAGAAGCATCATCACAGGATGAAAAAAAAGATCTATTTAAAAAAATGGACGATTTAATAAAACAAGGATTGGACAAATCCCCGAAAGCAAAAATTATAGAGGAAAAAACTCTTAAAATTTTTGCCGAACAAAAAGAATATTTACATAAATACATTGCACAAAATCCTACTATCGTCTCTTATGGGCTCTTTTTAAATGAACTCGACTGGAAACGAGACATTGACATCGATTTAGCTAAAAGATTTAATAAAATACTTTCTAAAGCCAATCCCAATCATCCTTACAATGAACTTGCTATAAATCTTATAAGCGCAATGGAAAATATAAAAATCGGGAAAAGATACGTCGATTTTTCTGCTCCTGATTTAAGCGGAAACCTGGTGAAACTATCTGAAAAAATTGAAGGAAAAGTTGCTTTATTAGATTTATGGGCTACCTGGTGCGGGCCGTGTATTGCAAACAGCAAAAGGATGCTTCCTATTTATGCTGAATATAAAGACAAAGGTTTCACCATAGTTGGTGTTGCTGGAGAATATAAAACCTTAAATACAGTAGTTCGTTTCCTGGAAAAAGAAAAATGGCCTTGGCTAAACTTGGTAGAACTGGACAAAAAAAATAAGATCTGGCAAAAATACGGGAAAGACCATAGTGGTGGAGGCATATTCCTCATTGACAAAGAAGGCAAAATTATAGCCATTGATCCCACAGCCGAGGAAGTAAAACAAACCTTAGCCAAGCTGTTAGGTTAAACCGATTTTCTTGGCATAAAATTGAATACACATGGTAAGCCAAAATACCCAAGGCACACCCCATCATTTTGCCTTCCCATAATTGTTTTTCCCACATGGTAACAATTCTTTTCGTGCAGTAAATCTGCCAACTCTCTCATATGTACGGTTATAATATTATTATTATTTATTTTTCAACTATCCTCTTTAATAATTCTACTTTCTCTCTTTCACTTTCAAGTAGTCGTTCATAAAGCTTTCGGTTTTCATCAATTACCTCCATTAGCTTGTCTATTGGATTAAATGTGCACTGAAAGTTTAAGGAAGCTGAATGATCATGATAATTGTTACCAATAATATTAAATATAGCATCTTCATTAAATCCTTTTATGGCTTCAGGAGAAACGCCTAATACTTTAGCCACTTTCTCCAATACAGTATCTTCAACGATTTCACTTTGCTCGATTTTCGAAATACTTTGCTGACTAACTCCCAATTCGAACGCTAGTGTATCCTGCTTCATACCACGTAATTCACGAATTCGGCTGATCTTACGGCCAATGTGGGATTTATATGTAGGTGTTGATGTTTCCATACTTTCAAATATATCAACTTTTGACTAAAGTACGAAACAACCAATCGGTTGTAAAATACAACTGCCTGTGGTTCGCTACAGCATTCTCCCTCAGGAACTTTGATCATATCACCCTTGAATCTTTTGTGTTATGGAAAACAAACTTACTTCGTTTTGTACTGGTCAGGAGGAGGCCTTACAGAAACTCATTAAAGACCTGGTTGAAAAGTATCAGCCAGAGCAAATCATTTGCTTTGGCAGGATTCAGCATAGCAATCATTCTTCAAGCTGCTTTTTTGAACCAGCCGAAAGCACATCCTATCACTACTTTCTATTAATGATTACTGCAGAAAGCAAGCGAATTGAATTCAATGTACAAGACTTTGTCAACTTTCGCTTTGCTGATGGCAAGGTCACCATTCTTTCCCATGGGAAGAAAACCGTTGAAGAGGCTATTTTAAAAGGTAGTAGGTTCTTCACTACGGTTTTGTCGCAAGGTTGTATACTCTATTCTAAGGATGGATTTATTCAGACTTATGCTATTTCAGAAGTTGATATTGTACAAACGCTTGAAAAGGCCCGCAGGCAATTCGAACGCCGTTTCCCACTGGCTAAAGGCTTTTTAAATGCAGCACAGGAAACATTGGCTACAGGTCATTATTCCGTGGCCGTGTTCATACTGCATCAAGTCCTGGAACAATCACTGGCCACCCTAATTCAGGTTTACATTGCTTACCGGACAGACATGCATCATTTGGGTCGGATGCTGGATTTGTGTGGTTGTTTCTTATCTCAAACCGATACGCTATTTCCACGAAACACCAAAGAAGAACAGCGCCTATTTACACTTTTGAACAACAGTTACTCCGGTGCCCGTTATAAAGACAACTTTACAGTAAGTGCTGGTGATGTTACCTTGATCTGCGAAAAAGTGAAGGAGTGTATTCTCGCAATCGAAAACCTTTGCATGCATCAGCTTGTCGTTTTTGAAGCTGCTGTAAAAGCCCGAGTAGGAAGGAATATACTTGCAACTGATCCTGTGGAAACGGAGGTGCATCATGGCTAAACGCAACAAACACGCCGCTTGGGATTTCGATTTAACTGAACTCGCCGAGCCTTACATTCTTCCTTTTGAAAACGATGATTTTACGTTGACACTGGAAGTATTAAACAAACACTCTCAGTTTCGGCAGGATAATCGCCGCTATGTTTCGTTCTCGACCCAGGAGCTAGCCTATACCAGTGGCATATTAAAGCTGCTGGTCAGTATTCGTGGTGATACGGAAGAGCTCCTTTGTTTAAAAGTGACTCCATCGGCTTTGATGGTTTGGTGCAGCAAGATAGGTGATGGCTCAAGCTTAAGTCGCCATGCGTACTTTGGCTTGTATAGGTTTGTCTTCTTAGGTGGCTATAAGAGTTTTCAAGGATATTATTGGCCGGATTTCTTTAAGGATAAGAACAAATTCCTGCAGATTTCGGTGGAACATTCCTCTTTTTCAATTCAGGCTAAGCCGCAATATGGAACGTTTTTCCGTCCGGGAGTACCCTTGTTATCCTGTGATCTAGAAACTTATTGTGAGCCACTTGTTTCTCCCTTAACAGTTCAATCCCAACTATCTGGTGAAATCGTCATTGGTTACGTACTGGCCCATACCAGCCTTCATTCTTATCACTGGCAGCACTTTCCCTTTCTGGTGCCCTTTTGTGGAAAGGCGACAAAGAACGGTGCGTCGGTTATAAGCTTTGAGTCCTACCTGAATGACCCTGCTCGGGAGCCTGTTTTACATTTTTCGAATGAAGAACTGGTTTTAAATGCCTATGCCGACAAAATGCAAAAGATTGCCTTGCTTAACCCCTGCAATGCCAGTGGAGAAGAAATAAAGGAGTCGAAAGCAGCGTTTATTACCCGAAAACAAACCTTATTTAATTATTGGAAGGCTGTTTTTCCGCTACTTGTTCAGCAGCAATTTACCTTTCAGCAATACTCTTATGGCATGCGCAACATCAAGGGGAAACCACGCAAACAGGAAATGCATGCATGTCGTTTTTCACTGGATACACCGCAACTGCATTTTTACTTGCAGGATAAAGGTGATTACTATCTGCTTCGGTTGGTTTTAAAAGTAAGGGGTAAACAGGTCCAGTTCAGCAATAATCGCATTCCTTTCTTTTTAATGGACAGGGATAACAACATCTACTTATTAACCTCTTTAATGGATGATGAACTGCTGGATTTATTTCATCAGTCAGGTAATAAGCTCTCCGTACTAAAATCACATCTTAAAGAGTTCTTCCAGACGTTTTTGGTGCATTTAAGTCATCAGTATCCATTGACTGTTATCGGGACCGGGCAAGATCCGGATTCAAGCCTATTAAATCATCGTTCACTTTGCCAACAGCCGGTGCTGAACATTTCACAGAAGGATAATATGTTGGTACTGGAACCCTGCATGCGTTACGAGGATGGTACAGAATGCAATGTTTTGCAATCAGGAACTTGTTATCTCAAGTTGGAGGATGAACGGCTTTTTGTCGTTCAACGCGACCGTGAGATTGAAGAGGCATATAAAAAACTGGTACTTTCCCTGCATCCTGATTTTCCCGGGCAGCAATGTGAATCGTATCTTATGTTGCCATTTACGTTTATTGAAAAGAATATAAAATGGGTAGATCAATTGAAAGAAATGCTTTCAAAACACAACGTGGCAGTCACTGGAATGCAGGTGTTTCCACGTTAACCAGACCCATTTTCCACCTTACCCTCTCAGGGTTGCTTACAGAGAGATAAGGTGGAAAATGGTCTTCCGGCCTTCTCATTTTTGGCATGCATATTTCTATCTTGAATTTTCTTTTAAGATGCTGCCATATGAAAACAACTTATTTCGCTCATCGCAAACCATTCTCTTTTTCTTTTCATCCCTACCAAATCGGTAGTCCCATCGGCCTTTCTAAGGGTTATGAAGACAATCATTTCCTGCTGAAAATCTATCAGCTTAAAGAAGAGCACTACGGGGATTATTATCAATTTCACCTGGCATATTTCCTGGAAAAACACCCTCATTCGGATGCTAAACATCTATTCTTCGAACATGTTTGGAGCATAGTGGTGAACCGCATCAGTTATTATAGAAACTCAGACCCTTTCTCTTCAAAACATACACAACATATTCATCATATTGAAAAACTGACCTGTTTTAAGCAACACCTCATTAGTATTGATGAATGGAATAAAACACTTAATTTTTCTTCCCTACTTGCGGAATGGGAACGGCAACTGACTGCGTCGAAGGAGCGGATCAAGCAGCTTGAATCCGAGATCCAGCAGCTCCGCCAGCATGAAAGCGCTGAGAAGATCAGCATTGCCGAAGACAAACTGCCTACCTTCATTGACCTCTTGCAACAGCTGCAGGAACTGACACTTCCCAACAACAAATCGCTCTTAAAATCCCAAACTCAAAGCCCCTGGTACAAGCTGCTCAGCAGGTATTTCTTGCATGGCGAAAAGGAAATTCCCATCAATACCGCCCGTAATTATTTCCCGGCTCAAAAAAGTGTGAAGCTGATCAAAGGCTCCGAGGTTCCTCAGAAGGACAAACACTTTCAGATCATCCCGCTTAAATGCAACTAGCAAGCCTGTTTAGCGCCTGAACATGACCAAACGGCTTCAATGGTCATTTAAATCCTTCATTCAGCCTTCAATTTTGTCTTTATCAAACAAAACAAGGAGGGATTATGCGTGTGGAATTAGTGACCAGAGAGGACCTCGACCGGTTCAAATCGGAATTGTTTACGGAATTAAAACAACTGCTCAGGCCCGAAGACCAACCTGAACGAAAATGGCTCAGAAGCGCGGAGGTTCGAAAGCTACTAAAGATTTCGTACGGCACTCTTCAGCATCTGCGGATTAAAGGGGTGTTACCGTTTCGCAAAGTGGGCAGCATTCATTACTACCCTTATGGTGAACTGTTAAACCTATTAGAAGGAGGGAAGGAGTTATGAAAACAGGAGCGCAGTTAAGTTATTTTCTAAAGCAGTTACCCAGGTATAACAAACTGGGGACATTTCATATCAGCCTATATGCTGCTTTACTGGAAGTTTGGAAACAGCAGCAGTATGATGCTTCCTTCAGGGTATCCCGAAGGAAGCTGATGCAACTGTCTTCCATTAAATCCATTGCTACCTATCACAAATGTTTAAAGGAATTGATCGCACTCGGCTTTATTGATTACCAGCCTTCTTATCATCCTAAAAAGGCCAGCCGGATAAGTCTTTTACAGGCTTAAGAATTCCTAAAAGTGCAGGATGAAAAAAGTTGAAGTAAGCGGAGAGTATTAAATGTGCCTTTAAGGAGCAAGTTAATGTTTTTGCTATACAAAAACACTTCGGGGGATGACCCCGAAGCTTGCTCCCGATGGTCACTGGGGTTGGATGATATTAGAGAAAAGGAAAGATGGGCTTCAAAAACAGTCAGCAAAATGAAACTAAAAGGCGATTACCGGGCAGGCCGAAAAAAGGAATCAAGCGGAGTGAGGTAATTATGGTGCGGCTGACACCTACCGAGCGGCTCCTGATTGAAAACAAGGCGAAAAAGGCCGGGCTGAAAATAAGTGAATGGTTCCGTAAGGCAGCCAAACAGGCGGAGGTTGTGGCTAGAATTTCTGTGCAGGAGGCTAATTGGTTTCGCATCCTGGCAGGCATGGCCAATAATTTGAACCAGCTGACCCGTCAAAGTCATGTGTACGGGCTTGCGCTCATCGAAAAGGACTTAAAACAGATGCTTGACAAAATAGAGAACCTGCTAAATCGCTCCTAGCAATGATCGGCAAACAATTATCCGGCAGAAGCTTTAAAGGCTGCCTTCGGTATTTAGTGCTGAAACCCGAAGCGGTGATTCTGGAAAGTCAGGGCGTGAGCGCTTTAAACGTCAACACTTTGATTCGTGACTTTGACCGTCAGCGGAAACTGAACCCAAACTTGGGCAAAGCGGTCGGCCACTTGATTCTCAGCTGGAGTAAAGAAGATAAAGCTAAGCTCAGTGCTACCATCATGAAAGAGCGGGCAAAGGAATACTTGAACTGCATGAATATTCGGGATACCCAGTTTGTCATTATTCAACACAAGGATCGCGAGCACGCACACCTGCACATCGTTTATAACCGTGTAGCCAATAACGGTAAAACCATTTCGGATGCTAACAACTGGAGGCGAAACGTAAATGTCTGCAAGGAATTGACATTAAAATACGGGTATTATTTGGGAAGAGGAAAAGGACTGGTAAACAGAAAATCGCTTAGGGGCAAGGATGGCCTGCGTTATGAACTATATGATTCCATTCATACTGTTTTACGAACCTCCAGCAATTGGGAACAGTTGGAAGCAGCTCTGCTTGAAAAGGGCATAATGATCCA
Above is a window of Solitalea lacus DNA encoding:
- a CDS encoding relaxase/mobilization nuclease domain-containing protein, whose amino-acid sequence is MIGKQLSGRSFKGCLRYLVLKPEAVILESQGVSALNVNTLIRDFDRQRKLNPNLGKAVGHLILSWSKEDKAKLSATIMKERAKEYLNCMNIRDTQFVIIQHKDREHAHLHIVYNRVANNGKTISDANNWRRNVNVCKELTLKYGYYLGRGKGLVNRKSLRGKDGLRYELYDSIHTVLRTSSNWEQLEAALLEKGIMIQYKYQRGTNTIQGISFGKDGIVLKGSAIDRSLSYACLNKQLLQNRIRLNAYPHSKQASLRLKNEPAMSDNSHQWKSPQSENLLEVLLKPEHSSYNAVSDFEWQFKRKKKKKKKRQSL
- a CDS encoding nucleotidyltransferase; translated protein: MILARDFEDFIQLLNKYAVEYMVVGGYALAFHGKPRHTGDLDIWINISEVNAEKLLKVLNEFGLSALGFEKEDFLKPGYITQIGYPPLRIDILNNIDGLEFNQAIKNVQQLKADNLTINYIGLQDFITNKQSSGRSQDLTDIKEIKNKMDEKVVKKKRLRPKK
- a CDS encoding helix-turn-helix domain-containing protein, whose product is MRVELVTREDLDRFKSELFTELKQLLRPEDQPERKWLRSAEVRKLLKISYGTLQHLRIKGVLPFRKVGSIHYYPYGELLNLLEGGKEL
- a CDS encoding TlpA disulfide reductase family protein, translating into MRQQLSKIFLIALLIIETFGLVQTAYAQTKSKGKISSQSKKEKSCRITGTVFNSNTQSILLEKINQDPRHDDVIEIPVENGKFHFETKLLHPEAVRLLLGKAKNEGGKYMFLFLENEDINLVIHSEEEFDKNRVQGGKLNEEYKKYKNGLDLKFNERLKPLYESQDEMIAKGQYSSDEMKAIDLKLQEASSQDEKKDLFKKMDDLIKQGLDKSPKAKIIEEKTLKIFAEQKEYLHKYIAQNPTIVSYGLFLNELDWKRDIDIDLAKRFNKILSKANPNHPYNELAINLISAMENIKIGKRYVDFSAPDLSGNLVKLSEKIEGKVALLDLWATWCGPCIANSKRMLPIYAEYKDKGFTIVGVAGEYKTLNTVVRFLEKEKWPWLNLVELDKKNKIWQKYGKDHSGGGIFLIDKEGKIIAIDPTAEEVKQTLAKLLG
- a CDS encoding plasmid mobilization protein, with the translated sequence MGFKNSQQNETKRRLPGRPKKGIKRSEVIMVRLTPTERLLIENKAKKAGLKISEWFRKAAKQAEVVARISVQEANWFRILAGMANNLNQLTRQSHVYGLALIEKDLKQMLDKIENLLNRS
- a CDS encoding site-specific integrase, whose product is MNKTFNLLFYVKRNKLLANGTVPIYLRITIDGKQTEIASKRYIEPKKWNRMAQKVNGNSEEVKSLNAYLKTLEQQAYEAYHALLKKGSTVTTVSLKNKLLGSDETARTLIPIFEEHNQRMEALLGQEYSAGTLERYKTSLKHTTDFLNWKFNLRDIDIRKIDHHFITEYEFYLRSIRKCSNNTAVKYIKNFGKIIRICLANGWLDKNPFINYKAKIKEVVREYLTAEEIQSITNKEFSIERLSIVRDIFLFSCFTGLAYADVKKLKRSEIQKGIDDELWIYTSRKKTDTTSRIPLLPSAIAILNRYQDNIECEYKDLLLPVLSNQKMNAYLKEIADLCGIKKQLTYHIARHTFATTVTLSNGVPIESVSKMLGHINIKTTQHYAKILDIKVSEDMKRLKLKLKVAIK
- a CDS encoding helix-turn-helix domain-containing protein — protein: METSTPTYKSHIGRKISRIRELRGMKQDTLAFELGVSQQSISKIEQSEIVEDTVLEKVAKVLGVSPEAIKGFNEDAIFNIIGNNYHDHSASLNFQCTFNPIDKLMEVIDENRKLYERLLESEREKVELLKRIVEK
- a CDS encoding HEPN domain-containing protein; this encodes MENKLTSFCTGQEEALQKLIKDLVEKYQPEQIICFGRIQHSNHSSSCFFEPAESTSYHYFLLMITAESKRIEFNVQDFVNFRFADGKVTILSHGKKTVEEAILKGSRFFTTVLSQGCILYSKDGFIQTYAISEVDIVQTLEKARRQFERRFPLAKGFLNAAQETLATGHYSVAVFILHQVLEQSLATLIQVYIAYRTDMHHLGRMLDLCGCFLSQTDTLFPRNTKEEQRLFTLLNNSYSGARYKDNFTVSAGDVTLICEKVKECILAIENLCMHQLVVFEAAVKARVGRNILATDPVETEVHHG